In a genomic window of Glycine max cultivar Williams 82 chromosome 13, Glycine_max_v4.0, whole genome shotgun sequence:
- the LOC121173262 gene encoding uncharacterized protein gives MSMGIPLPSYVVVACDATRARNEHEVKLVVDHLRSRGDILSESDSLLVFCALHKVAHPMGYQTLACPESFAGTNIRAMEEEVNRKAAAYKSVLLPTYEERENKGVTSNFLLKIPCHALWRAPKMNTMLNYADDKDSNSISAAAIE, from the exons ATGAGCATGGGAATTCCTCTCCCGTCTTACGTTGTAGTTGCATGTGATGCCACGAGAGCTCGCAATGAGCATGAGGTCAAGCTTGTGGTTGATCATCTTAGAAGCAGGGGTGACATTCTCTCTGAAAGTGATAGCTTGCTAGTGTTCTGTGCCTTGCACAAGGTTGCTCACCCTA TGGGGTACCAGACATTAGCATGCCCGGAGTCCTTCGCTGGCACCAATATTCGTGCAATGGAGGAGGAAGTTAACAGAAAAGCTGCAGCATATAAAAGTGTGCTTCTGCCGACTTATGAAGAACGTGAAAATAAAGGGGTAActtctaattttcttttgaaaatacCGTGCCATGCACTTTGGCGTGCTCCTAAAATGAACACAATGCTTAATTATGCAGATGATAAAGATAGTAACTCTATATCTGCAGCTGCTATCGAATGA
- the LOC100781932 gene encoding serine/threonine-protein kinase CDG1, translated as MEVKVTAGFPIRQVILQQVTNYNASWVILDRHLRQDMRFYRNKISCKIALVKDDLSVDIWRSHHIHETDVTEQKLIYSLSKCVSLSDSHSIGDEEQSVIFCKSYPLSIASDTSNMSKSSRSIQVEYKHPINSQILQKQNRYDFLPNSSETPILCAGCGTQTALYTNELKRFSYSEIQLATNDFSKDNLLGEGGYGHVYKGMLKDGQQIAAKVRKEESRQGFSEFTSEVYVLNFARHKNIVMLLGYCFKDRLNILVYEYICNKSLDWHLVDNKNAAVLEWHQRYVIAIGTAKGLRFLHEECRGGPIIHRDMRPSNILLTHDFVPMVKSSFSFGN; from the exons atggaggttaaagtcaCTGCAGGTTTTCCAATTAGACAGGTTATTTTACAACAGGTTACAAACTATAATGCATCTTGGGTTATCCTTGATAG GCATCTTCGGCAGGACATGAGATTCTACAGGAACAAGATATCATGTAAAATTGCACTGGTTAAAGATGACTTGTCGGTGGATATTTGGAGATCACATCATATACATGAAACAGATGTAACAGAACAAAAGCTTATCTATTCTTTGTCCAAGTGTGTTTCACTATCAGATTCTCATAGTATTGGAGATGAGGAGCAATCTGTTATCTTTTGCAAAAGCTATCCTCTTTCCATTGCTTCTGACACCTCTAATATGTCTAAGAGCA GCAGAAGCATTCAAGTAGAATATAAGCATCCCATTAATTCTCAAATTTTGCAAAAGCAAAACAGATATGACTTCTTACCAAATTCTTCAGAGACTCCAATTCTTTGTGCTGGTTGCGGGACACAAACTGCATTATACACCAATGAGTTAAAGAGGTTCAGCTATTCTGAGATACAACTTGCAACAAATGATTTTTCAAAGGATAACTTATTAGGTGAAGGTGGATATGGTCACGTTTACAAGGGCATGCTTAAAGATGGACAACAAATTGCTGCTAAAGTAAGGAAAGAAGAAAGTAGACAAGGGTTTTCTGAATTCACTTCTGAGGTTTACGTCTTGAATTTCGCTCGGCACAAGAATATAGTAATGCTTTTGGGTTACTGTTTCAAAGATAGGCTAAACATTTTGGTATATGAGTATATTTGCAACAAGTCTCTTGATTGGCATTTAGTTG ATAATAAAAATGCGGCTGTTCTTGAGTGGCATCAAAGATATGTCATTGCCATTGGAACTGCAAAAGGATTGCGTTTTCTACATGAGGAATGTCGTGGAGGTCCTATCATTCATCGTGACATGAGACCAAGCAATATACTCCTCACTCATGATTTTGTTCCCATGGTGAAATCTTCATTCTCTTTTGGCAATTGA